Proteins found in one Cheilinus undulatus linkage group 9, ASM1832078v1, whole genome shotgun sequence genomic segment:
- the gal gene encoding galanin peptides, producing MQRCLGFFCVSLIFCAALSETIGLVIAAKEKRGWTLNSAGYLLGPHGIDGHRTLGDKPGLAGKRDMGQDEDFRTGSLRIADGDVIHTIIDFLSYLKLKELGALDTMPASVTSEELANP from the exons ATGCAGAGGTGTTTGGGTTTCTTCTGCGTCTCTCTGATCTTCTGTGCAGCTCTCTCTGAGACCATCGGGCTCGTCATCGCG GCCAAGGAGAAGCGAGGCTGGACTCTGAACAGCGCTGGGTACCTGTTAGGCCCAC ATGGGATCGATGGACACCGGACCCTCGGAGACAAACCCGGCCTGGCTGGGAAGAGGGACATGGGCCAGGACGAGGACTTCAGAACAG GTTCCCTGAGAATAGCCGACGGAGACGTCATCCACACCATCATTGACTTCCTGTCCTACCTCAAACTTAAAG AGTTGGGCGCCTTGGACACCATGCCGGCCTCCGTGACATCAGAAGAACTGGCCAATCCCTGA